Below is a window of Paramagnetospirillum magneticum AMB-1 DNA.
GGTGGCCGGCGACCACAGCGCCGCGACGCAAGCCAAATCGGGCTCCATCTCGCGGGCATGGGCGGCGGAAATGCGGGTCAGCCCCTCGACGCCGTTGGCGCGGCCCTTGGCCAGGATGGCGTCCAGTTGGGCGGCCTCGGCCTCGTCGGTGGCGACGATCAGCTTGCCGGTCATGGCGTGGGCGACGCCCCGGCTGGCGGCATAGTCGCGGAGCAGGCGGTTGCCCTCGACGCACAGCCGCGCCCGCAGGCTGCCCGCCGGATAATACATCCCGGCATGGATCACTTCGGAGTTGCGCGACGAGATCCCCGAGCCGATGGCGCCCTCCGCCTCGAGGATAATCACCTCGGCGCCGGCATGGGCCAGGGACCGGGCCACGGCCAGCCCCACCACTCCGGCTCCGATCACCACGCAATCCACCCGCTCGGCGGCGCTTTGGGTCAACACCTTGTTCTTCCCCATCGAAGGCACATCTAGATGTCGCGGAGGATAGCATCGGCGGATCAAGGGTTAAAGACGCATCGCCGTTGCACCCGCCCCCCGCCGTCGCTAGACTCCGCTGCAACGCACCATCGCCGGATACCCGCCCGTGACCGTCAACACCGCCCTGTCCGTCTGTCCCCACGACTGCCCCAGCGCCTGCCCGCTGGTGGTGGAACTCCCCGAGCCGGGCCGCATCGGCCGGGTGCATGGCGGCGAGATGGCCTATACCGGGGGCGTGGTCTGCGCCAAGGTGGCCCGCTATGCCGAGCGCGTTCATCACCCCGATCGCCTGACCACGCCGCTGAAGCGCGTGGGCGCCAAGGGCGAGGGCAAGTTCGCCCCCATCTCGTGGGACGAGGCGCTGGACGAGATCGCCCTGCGCCTGCGCGAAGCCGCCGACCGCCTGGGGCCGCAGACCGTGTGGCCGTATTTCTACGCCGGCACCATGGGCCATGTGCAGCAATCGGCCATCAACCGCCTGCGCCGCATCATGGGCTATTCCGAGCAGGCCAAGACCATCTGCTCCACCGCCGCCAGCACCGGCTGGATGGCGGGGACCGGCGCCAAATGGGGCGTCGACCCGCGCGAGATTCCCGAAAGCGACCTGATCGTCATCTGGGGCGCCAATCCCGCCGCCACCCAGGTGCATCTGATGGGGCTGATCAATCAGGCCCGCAAGCAGCGCGGCGCCAAACTGGTGGTGGTCGATCCCTATCGCACCCCCACCGCCGAGAAGGCCGACCAGCATCTTTGCCTGCGTCCCGGCACCGACGGCGCCCTGGCCTGCGCCGTCATGCATGTGATGTTCCGCGATGACCTGGCCGACCGCGCCTACATGGCCCGCTACACCGACTGCCCCGAGCGGCTGGAAGCGCATCTTCAAAGCCGCACGCCCCAATGGGCCGCCGCCATCACCGGCCTGTCGGTGGACGAGATCGAGGCCTTCGCCCGGCTTTACGGCGCCACCAAGCGCTCTTATCTGCGGTCGGGCTATGGCTATTCCCGGTCGCGCAACGGCTCGGTCAACCTGCACGCCGTCTCGTGCCTGCCCGCCGTGTCCGGCGCGTGGCGGCACAAGGGCGGCGGCGCCTGCCAGAGCATGGGAGGCGTCTTCGACCTCCGCCGCACCCTGCTGGACGGGCTGGATGTGCCCGCCGCCCCGGTCCGCATCCTGGACATGAGCCGCATCGGCCCGGTTCTGACCCATGACCCCAAGGATCTGGCGGGAGGCCCGGCGGTCACCGCCATGCTGGTGCAGAACTCCAACCCGGCCACGGTGGCGCCCGACAGCGGGCTGGTGCGGCGGGGTCTGGCCCGCGACGACCTGTTCCTGGCCGTGCACGAGCAGTTCATGACCGAGACGGCGCGCTTCGCCGACATCGTGCTGCCCGCCACCACCAGCATGGAACACGCCGACCTTTACACCAGCTATGGCCACACCTTCCTGCAGGTGGCCAAGCCGGTGATTGCGCCGGTGGGCGAGAGCCGCGCCAACCACCGGGTGATCGCCGAGCTGGCGTCGCGCCTGGGTGCCATCCATCCCGGCTTCGAGATGGACGAGTGGGAGATGATCGATCAGGTGCTGGTGGCCTCCGACCTGCCCGGCGCCGAAGAACTGCACGTGCTGGGCGGTCTCGACTGCGCCAAGGTGTTCGAGGACGCCCATTTCCTTTCGGGCTTCGGCCACGAGGACGGGCGCTTCCGCTTCGCCCCCGAGTGGAAGGCGGAAGGGCTGCCCGAACTGCCCGACCATCTGGCGGTGACCGACGCGGCGGACGAGGCCCATCCCTTCCGCCTGATCACCCCACCGTCCAGGCACTTCCTCAATACCAGCTTCACCGAGATGCCCACCTCGCGGGCCCAGGCCGGGCGGCCCACCGCCCTGATCCACCCGGAGGATTGCGCCGCCTTAGGCGCGGCCGAGGGCGACATGGTCCGCATCGGCAATTCCAAGGCCGACATCATCGTGCATGCCAAGCCCTTGGCCGGCATCGCCCGCGGCGTGGTGGCGGTGGAGGGCATCTGGCCCGACGGGTTCTTTGCCGGTGGCAAGGGCGTCAACCACCTCACCAGCGCCGACCCCGCTCTTCCCGGCGGCGGTGCCGTCTTTCACGACACCAAGGTCTGGCTGCGTGCCTGTCATCCCGAGCGAGAGCGAGGGATCTCCGCCTGATACGGCGGTGCCGGATTGGAAACGACGCGCCAGGATGAGATCCCTCCTCCCGATGGTCGTCGGCATGACATTGAAAGGGAAGCCATGAGCAAGAAAGCCCACGTCATCGTCGTCGGCAACGAGAAGGGCGGCACCGGCAAGTCCACCATCTCCATGCATCTGATCGTCAGCCTGCTGGACCGGGGCCTGTCGGTGGGCAGCATCGACATCGACGCGCGTCAGGCGACCCTGACCCGCTATATCGGCAATCGCGCCGCCCGCCAGGACCGGACCGAGCTGAGCCTGCCCATCCCCGAGCACATGGCCATTCCGCCCACCGGCGACGCGAGCGCCGATTGCGCCCGGCTGGAGGAGGTCTTCCGGGACTTCGCCGCCCGCCACGACGTGGTGGTGATCGACACCCCCGGCAGCGACCACCCCATGTCGCGCCTGGGCCATTCCTTCGCCGACACCCTGGTGACGCCCCTGAACGATTCCCTGGTGGATCTGGACGTGCTGGCCCTGGTGGAGCCGGGCAGCATGAAGATCCGCCGCCCCAGCCATTACGCCGAGATGGTGTGGGAGACCAAGAAGGCCCGCGCCATGCGGGGCGAAAAGGCGGTGGTGGACTGGATCGTGCTCCGAAACCGCCTGTCGACCCTGGACGCCCGCAACAAGCGCGACATGGAAAAGCTGCTGGCCGATTTGTCCAAGCGGGTCGGCTTTCGCGTCATTCCCGGCCTGGGCGAGCGGGTGATCTACCGCTCCATGTTCCTGGAAGGCCTGACCCTGATCGACCTGAAGAAGAAGCCGCTGGGCTTCGACTTCAACATGAGCCACGTGGCGGCGCGCCAGGAGCTGCGCACCCTGGTCGAGGCCATCGGACTGGGGCAGCCGGGTTAACGCTTCAACGCCAGGAGCAGCACGCCGCCGGTGATCAGGGCGATACCGCTCCAATCGCGCAGCGAGGGGCGCTCGCCCAGGAACAGGACGGCGAAGATCGCCACCAGCACCACGCTCAGTTTGTCGATGGGCGCGACCTTCGCGGCCTCGCCCAGCTTCAGGGCGCGGAAGTAGCAGACCCACGACGCCCCCGTCGCCAGGGCCGACAGGACGATGAACCCCCAGGCGCCGGCCGGAATCAGGGTGGGATCGCTCCATTTTCCGGTGGCGGCCACGAACAGCGCCAGCACCACCAGAATCACCCCGGTGCGCAGCAGGGTCGCCATGTCGGACTCGATGCCCGCCGCCAGACCGGCCTTGGCGAAAATGGCGGTCATGGCGGCAAACACCGCCGACAGCAGCGCCCAGGTGACCCAAGGTGAAACCGAGCCCATCTCCGACCTCATCGGGTTGACCGTCAGTCGGTGATCATACACCCGGTCGAGGCCAAATCCCGATGCGTTGGACTCATCGGGATCCGGCATCAATGCCGTGCCGGCGGCCTTGCCCCCTGGGGGTGCTGGATGATCACGCCGTACCAGCCCAGTCCCTCGTAGGTCTCGTAGCCCGGAGTCAGGGAATAGCCGGTGACCATGCCCTGCTCGTCCACATAGGAGCCGGCCGGTCCCTGCCGGGTATCGAGCGGCACCCGCTCGGTCAGAACACCGATTCCGTCCGAGGCGGCGATCACCCGGAACTCCTGGTCGAGCAGCAGACATCGGGTTCCGGCCTTTTCCTCCTCGCGCAGGCGCACGCCCTTGACCACGGTCTCGGCCTGGGCCTGCCAGTCGAAGAAAATGCCCAGCGCCCCGATCACCCGGCCGTCGTTCTCGCCGCCCTCGCGGATGGCGGCGCTGTAGGTGGCCACCTGGGCGCCGCCCAGCGGACCGTTGGTGGAGATGTCGGCCACGGCGTATTCGCTGCCGTCGCGGGTGGCCATGGCGTCCCGGAACCACGATTCGCCCGAGACATCGGCGCCGATGGCCCGCGGATAGCGGTCGGGGCGGCCGCTGGCCACCACCCGGCCCTCGGCGTCGGCGATCCACAGGTCCAGATAGACCGTGTAGGAATCGAGAATGACCCCCAGGCGCTTGCAGGCGAAATTGGCTGCGTCGGACGTGCCCCCGGTCAGACAGTCGACCACGGCGGAATCCGTGGCCCACCAGCGGACGTCGCACGAGCGCTCATAGAGGTTGCGGTCGATGATCTCGATCATGTTCAGCGCCAGATCGGCCAGGCGCGAGCCGCGCAGCTGCTTGACCATCACCTGGCCCAGGGTCATCAGGTCGTTGATGGAGGACGACAGCTCGCCCTCCAGCGACTGGGTGATGGTGTTGATGTTGTCGGAGACGTTCTTGACCTCGTTGGCGACCACGGCGAAGCCGCGCCCCAGCTCGCCCGCCCGCGCCGCCTCGATCAGGGCGTTCAGCGACAGGATACGGGTGGTGCCCGTCACCTTCTTGATCTCGCTGATCTTGTCGTTCGCGACGGTGTGCACCGCCTGGGTCAGTTCCAGGATTCGTTCCGGCTCGGCCATGAGTCCCCCAACTGCTGCCTATTTTCTTGTCAGAAGTATGCTCTAGCTTCTTTTTTAGGCAATTGATGCAGGGAATACCAACAAAAAATGCCCCGCCGGGGAGCGGGGCATCGGTAACCATACTTATGTCTGAGGCAGATCAGTCCTCGCGGTGAGTGCGCTCCAGCCGCTCGTGACGCTCCTGCGCCTCGATGGACAGGGTGGCGATGGGGCGCGCCTCCAGACGGCGGATGCTGATGGGCTCGCCCGTCTCCTCGCAATAGCCGTAGGAGCCGTCGGCGACCCGGCCGATGGCGGCATCGATCTTGGAGATCAGCTTGCGCTCGCGATCGCGGGTCCGCAGTTCCAGGGCACGGTCGGCCTCGGCCGAGGCGCGGTCGGCGATATCGGGCTCCTGCATGCCGCCTTCCTGGAGATGCTGCAGCGTCTCGTCGGATTCCCGCAAGAGCTCCGCCCGCCACCGCAGCAGCTTCTGGCGGAAATATTCCTTCATGGTGTCGTTCATGAAGGGCTCGTCCTCGGACGGAACATAGTCCGGCGGCAACATGACGGTCATACGATCCCTCGAATTCCTGATCGGGGTTCAAGTCGCAGCGCAATATATGGATAGGGAAGCACCCCCGCAAGCGCCGTCTTGCACGGCGACACTCCGGCGAAGGGTAATTCTGCGTCAGGACAGGGAAAATCAGCCGCGCGGCGACAGCTTGGCCAACTCAACCTCGACGCGAAGCTCGATCTCGTCGAGGATGGCGGCCAGCCGCGGGTCGCCGCAATTCTCGCGCCGGGCCCGCACATTCTGGGCCAGGGCCATCATCCGGCCGGCGGGGATTTCCCCCATCAGCAGGCCGTGGCGCAGTTCTTCCAGACCGTCCAGCAATTCCTCGCCACGGCGGACCAGGCGGCGGCGCGCCTCGCGCTCGACGGAATTGTCCATCTGCTGCACCACCAGAAGGGCGTCGATGCCGGCCATGCCCACCGGGGCCTCGACGGCATGCGCCTCCTCCATCGAATCCATGGATTCGATCAGAGCCTTCTTGAACGCACCCTTGGCGCCCGTGCTTTCGGACTTCTTGGTGCCGGAGACGGCACCCTTGGAGCCCACGCCTGAAATCTTCATGCCCTGACTCTACCCGGTTGGGCCGGAACGTGACAGGCGTTATTTCGCCAGAGCCGGCGCCCTGGGTCAACTGGGCAGGTTTTGCCGGGCAACACGGCGTTTCATGCCCGGCCAAAACCGCCGCTCCGCCCCAATATAGGCAATCACCTCATTGTTTTAAAATGATTTTTTCTTTGGCATGGGTTTCGCAAGGGAGGGACCGCAAGACCCATGACCCCATTCGCTGGGAAGAAACCGCCATGAAGCCCTTTGCCCGCCGAGCCCTGCTCACCGCCGAACCGATCCGCGCCCTGCTGCTGGCCGCCTCGCTGCTGGCCGCGACGCTGGGGCTGATGCCCGCAGAAGCCTTCGGGGCGTCGCGCATCAAGGACATCGCCGATTTCGAAGGGGTCCGCGACAACATGCTGGTGGGCTACGGCCTGGTGGTCGGCCTCAACAGCACTGGCGACTCGCTCACCAACGCGCCGTTCACCAAGGAAAGCCTGACCGGCATGCTGGAGCGCCTGGGGGTCAACATCCGCGACAAGACCGGCGCCATCAGCTCGCAGCTGACGCCGAAGAACGTGGCCGCCGTGATGATCACAGCCACCCTGCCGCCCTTCTCGCGCCAGGGCACCCGCATCGACATCAACGTCTCGGCCATGGGCGACGCCAAGGACCTGCGCGGCGGCACCTTGCTGGTCACCCCGCTGATCGGCGCCGACGGCGAGGTCTATGCCGTGGGCCAGGGCCAGGTGGCGACCGGCGGCTTCACCGCCTCGGGCGCCTCGGGCTCGTCGGTCACCAAGGGCGTACCCACCGCCGGGCGCATCGCCAACGGGGCCATCGTCGAGCGCGAGCTGCCCTTCGAGATGTCGCACCTGGAATCGGTCAAGGTCAGCTTGCGCAATCCCGACTTCACCACCTCGCGCCGCATCGCCCAGGCCATCAACTCGTTCCTGGGCGGCGACATGGCGCGGCCGGTCGATCCCGGCACGGTGCAGATCGCCGTACCCCCGGGCTATCGCGGCAACGTGGTCGGCCTGCTGACCGATGTCGAGCAACTGCGCGTCGAGCCCGACCAGATGGCCCGCGTGGTGGTCGACGAGGTCTCCGGCACCATCGTCATGGGCGAGAACGTGCGCATCAGCACGGTGGCCATCGCCCAGGGCCAGCTGACCATCCGTATCACCGAGACACCGCAGGTGTCGCAGCCCTCGCCCTTCTCAGACGCGGGCACCACCACCACCGTGCAGCGCACCGACATCCAGGTGGACGAAGGCGCCGGCAACAAGCTGGCCGTGGTCCCCCACAAGGTCACCCTGCAGGAGCTGGTCGAGGGCCTGAACAGCCTGGGCATCGGCCCGCGCGATCTGATCACCATTCTTCAGGCCATCAAGGCGGCGGGCGCGCTGCAGGCCGAGCTGGAGGTCCTGTGATGAGCATTCTTCCCTCCACCGCCGCCACGCCCTACATCGACAACGGCATGCCCGGCATGAAGATGCCCAAGGCGGGCGCCGCCGACACCGCCAAGGCCGCCAAGGCCGGGCGCCAGTTCGAGGCCATGTTCATGGGCCAGATGATCAAGAGCATGTTCGAGGGCATCAAGACCGACGGCATCTTCGGCGGCGGCAGCGGCGAGGAGATGTTCCGGTCCCTGCTGACCGACGAATACGGTAAAATGATGGCCGCCAAAGGCAACGGCATCGGGATCGGCGCCGCCGTCCAGAAAATGCTGCTGAGCCACCAGGAGGTGCAGTGACATGACCGACGACCGCGATCTTCACGACCACGACCTGCTCGACGACGACGAGCTTCGGGCCGCCCAGGCCGAGGCCGAGCTGTTCTGGTACGACGACCTGCTGTTCGCCTGCAGCAATCTGTGCGACCTGCTCGACATCGAGAACGACGCGCTGCTCAGCCACGACCCGGAAACGGTGCGGCTGCTGGCCGACAACAAGGCCGCCCTCGCCCGCCTCTATGAGCAGTCGGTCCAGCCCCTGATGGACGAGCCCGACCTGGCCACCCTGCTCGACGACGACCGGCGCGAGATGCTGGTGGCGGTGGGCACCCGGCTCAACGAACTGATCGAGACCAACGCCCGGCGCCTCAAGGCCGAGATGGAAGCCTATCAGCGCGTGATGGACATCATGGCCGACGCCGCCAAGAAGAACGTCACCAGCACCACCGCCTACGGCAAGGCCGGCATCTTCGACGCCAATCTCGGCGCCGGCGGCTCGCTGTCGTTCAACAAGGCCCTTTGACGCCTTCATAAGGCGGGGAAGAGAAATCATGTCCCTTACCCTCGGACTCAATTCGGCTCTCTCGGGACTTCTGACCAATCAGAAGGGCCTGGACGTCATTTCCCAGAACGTGGTGAACGTCAACACCAAGGGATACGTCCGCAAGCAGATGACTCCGGAGTCCCGTGTGGTGGCCGGCGTGGGCGCCGGCGTGCAGCAGGGCGCGCTGACCCGCAACGTGGACGAAGGCCTGATGCGCGACATCCGCCGCCAGACCTCGACCCAGGGCGCCCTTGACGTCACCCAGACCTATTACCCGCGCCTCGAGGACATGTTCGGCACGGTCGGCAGCTCCAACTCCATCTCGCACCAGATCGAAACCCTGCAGGCGTCGTTCGAGACCCTGGCCACCCAGGTCAACACTCCCGCCTTCCAGTCCTCCACGGTCCAGACCGCCAACGACATGACGGACCAGTTCAACGAGATGACCACCCATATGCAGAACCTGCGGCTGGAGGCCGACCGGGCGCTGCACGACACCACCGGGCAGGTCAACAAGCAGTTGGAGGACATCTTCGACCTCAACCAGAAGATCGTCCGCAACAACGCCATCGGCGGGGATATCGGCGACCTTCAGGACAAGCGCGACAACGCGCTGACCACGCTGTCCAAGTACATGGACATCCAGTATTTCGAGCGCGGCGACGGCTCGGTGGGCGTCTTCACCAAGAGCGGCAAGACCCTGGTGGACAAAGGCCCCGCCGTGCTCAGCCACGTGGCCACCACCATCACCGATTCGTGGATGACCTCGGCCGGCGGCAATTTCAACAAGCTGACGCTGAGCACCACGGATTCCCCCGATGTCGGCGAGGACATCAACGATGGCGAGGTTCGCGCCCTGCTCGATCTGCGCGACACCATCGTTCCCAACCTTCAGGCCCAGATCGACGAGGTGGCCTCCAAGCTGAAGGACGCGGTCAACCAGGTCCACAACCGCGGCACCATCTTCCCGACCCAAAGCTCGAAGATGGTCGGCACCCGCCAGCTGGCGGACCCCAACAATCCGGCGCTCAACGGCTCGAACCCCCAGAACATCTGGTTCTCGGGCAACG
It encodes the following:
- a CDS encoding molybdopterin oxidoreductase family protein, giving the protein MTVNTALSVCPHDCPSACPLVVELPEPGRIGRVHGGEMAYTGGVVCAKVARYAERVHHPDRLTTPLKRVGAKGEGKFAPISWDEALDEIALRLREAADRLGPQTVWPYFYAGTMGHVQQSAINRLRRIMGYSEQAKTICSTAASTGWMAGTGAKWGVDPREIPESDLIVIWGANPAATQVHLMGLINQARKQRGAKLVVVDPYRTPTAEKADQHLCLRPGTDGALACAVMHVMFRDDLADRAYMARYTDCPERLEAHLQSRTPQWAAAITGLSVDEIEAFARLYGATKRSYLRSGYGYSRSRNGSVNLHAVSCLPAVSGAWRHKGGGACQSMGGVFDLRRTLLDGLDVPAAPVRILDMSRIGPVLTHDPKDLAGGPAVTAMLVQNSNPATVAPDSGLVRRGLARDDLFLAVHEQFMTETARFADIVLPATTSMEHADLYTSYGHTFLQVAKPVIAPVGESRANHRVIAELASRLGAIHPGFEMDEWEMIDQVLVASDLPGAEELHVLGGLDCAKVFEDAHFLSGFGHEDGRFRFAPEWKAEGLPELPDHLAVTDAADEAHPFRLITPPSRHFLNTSFTEMPTSRAQAGRPTALIHPEDCAALGAAEGDMVRIGNSKADIIVHAKPLAGIARGVVAVEGIWPDGFFAGGKGVNHLTSADPALPGGGAVFHDTKVWLRACHPERERGISA
- a CDS encoding division plane positioning ATPase MipZ; this translates as MSKKAHVIVVGNEKGGTGKSTISMHLIVSLLDRGLSVGSIDIDARQATLTRYIGNRAARQDRTELSLPIPEHMAIPPTGDASADCARLEEVFRDFAARHDVVVIDTPGSDHPMSRLGHSFADTLVTPLNDSLVDLDVLALVEPGSMKIRRPSHYAEMVWETKKARAMRGEKAVVDWIVLRNRLSTLDARNKRDMEKLLADLSKRVGFRVIPGLGERVIYRSMFLEGLTLIDLKKKPLGFDFNMSHVAARQELRTLVEAIGLGQPG
- a CDS encoding EamA family transporter gives rise to the protein MGSVSPWVTWALLSAVFAAMTAIFAKAGLAAGIESDMATLLRTGVILVVLALFVAATGKWSDPTLIPAGAWGFIVLSALATGASWVCYFRALKLGEAAKVAPIDKLSVVLVAIFAVLFLGERPSLRDWSGIALITGGVLLLALKR
- a CDS encoding methyl-accepting chemotaxis protein, whose amino-acid sequence is MAEPERILELTQAVHTVANDKISEIKKVTGTTRILSLNALIEAARAGELGRGFAVVANEVKNVSDNINTITQSLEGELSSSINDLMTLGQVMVKQLRGSRLADLALNMIEIIDRNLYERSCDVRWWATDSAVVDCLTGGTSDAANFACKRLGVILDSYTVYLDLWIADAEGRVVASGRPDRYPRAIGADVSGESWFRDAMATRDGSEYAVADISTNGPLGGAQVATYSAAIREGGENDGRVIGALGIFFDWQAQAETVVKGVRLREEEKAGTRCLLLDQEFRVIAASDGIGVLTERVPLDTRQGPAGSYVDEQGMVTGYSLTPGYETYEGLGWYGVIIQHPQGARPPARH
- the dksA gene encoding RNA polymerase-binding protein DksA, which codes for MTVMLPPDYVPSEDEPFMNDTMKEYFRQKLLRWRAELLRESDETLQHLQEGGMQEPDIADRASAEADRALELRTRDRERKLISKIDAAIGRVADGSYGYCEETGEPISIRRLEARPIATLSIEAQERHERLERTHRED
- a CDS encoding flagellar assembly protein FliX encodes the protein MKISGVGSKGAVSGTKKSESTGAKGAFKKALIESMDSMEEAHAVEAPVGMAGIDALLVVQQMDNSVEREARRRLVRRGEELLDGLEELRHGLLMGEIPAGRMMALAQNVRARRENCGDPRLAAILDEIELRVEVELAKLSPRG
- a CDS encoding flagellar basal body P-ring protein FlgI: MKPFARRALLTAEPIRALLLAASLLAATLGLMPAEAFGASRIKDIADFEGVRDNMLVGYGLVVGLNSTGDSLTNAPFTKESLTGMLERLGVNIRDKTGAISSQLTPKNVAAVMITATLPPFSRQGTRIDINVSAMGDAKDLRGGTLLVTPLIGADGEVYAVGQGQVATGGFTASGASGSSVTKGVPTAGRIANGAIVERELPFEMSHLESVKVSLRNPDFTTSRRIAQAINSFLGGDMARPVDPGTVQIAVPPGYRGNVVGLLTDVEQLRVEPDQMARVVVDEVSGTIVMGENVRISTVAIAQGQLTIRITETPQVSQPSPFSDAGTTTTVQRTDIQVDEGAGNKLAVVPHKVTLQELVEGLNSLGIGPRDLITILQAIKAAGALQAELEVL
- a CDS encoding rod-binding protein produces the protein MSILPSTAATPYIDNGMPGMKMPKAGAADTAKAAKAGRQFEAMFMGQMIKSMFEGIKTDGIFGGGSGEEMFRSLLTDEYGKMMAAKGNGIGIGAAVQKMLLSHQEVQ
- a CDS encoding flagellar protein FlgN, which codes for MTDDRDLHDHDLLDDDELRAAQAEAELFWYDDLLFACSNLCDLLDIENDALLSHDPETVRLLADNKAALARLYEQSVQPLMDEPDLATLLDDDRREMLVAVGTRLNELIETNARRLKAEMEAYQRVMDIMADAAKKNVTSTTAYGKAGIFDANLGAGGSLSFNKAL